Proteins found in one Neodiprion lecontei isolate iyNeoLeco1 chromosome 6, iyNeoLeco1.1, whole genome shotgun sequence genomic segment:
- the LOC107223098 gene encoding transmembrane protein 165, with protein MYPNIGRRNVISLGIFISYLTSVVFAEKSPFEDVGQTFASSSMNSADTTSTQPKGNLGLLHAFVASLSVIVVSELGDKTFFIAAIMAMRHPRLTVFSGAISALALMTVLSVVFGYAATIIPRAYTYYISTALFALFGLKMLRDGYYMSPNEGQEELEEVQLDLRKREDEYEKEASTSIVQDPETGVIRKTTKSNSVWLLISRIFIQAFTLTFVAEWGDRSQLTTIILAAREDVYGVTLGGILGHAFCTGLAVLGGRMIAQKISVRTVTIIGGVVFLLFAITALFVNPTEDV; from the exons ATGTACCCCAATATTGGACGCCGAAATGTCATTTCACTTggcatatttatttcatacctAACCTCCGTTGTTTTTGCCGAAAAATCGCCCTTCGAAGATGTGGGCCAGACTTTTGCAAGCTCTTCAATG AATTCCGCTGACACAACGTCGACTCAGCCTAAAGGCAACTTAGGTCTGTTACATGCCTTTGTTGCCTCGCTCTCTGTCATCGTTGTCTCTGAACTTGGGGACAAAACTTTCTTCATTGCAGCTATCATGGCTATGCGACATCCACGACTTACTGTTTTTTCCGGTGCTATAAGTGCCCTCGCTTTGATGACTGTTCTATCTG TTGTATTCGGTTATGCCGCAACCATAATTCCACGAGCTTATACCTACTACATTTCTACCGCTCTTTTCGCACTGTTTGGTCTAAAGATGCTACGCGATGGTTACTACATGTCGCCAAACGAAGGTCAAGAAGAACTGGAAGAGGTGCAGTTAGACTTACGGAAAAGAGAGGATGAA TATGAAAAAGAAGCCAGTACTAGTATCGTCCAGGATCCAGAAACTGGAGTAATTAGGAAAACAACAAAATCGAACAGCGTATGGTTACTAATCTCGAGAATTTTCATACAAGCTTTCACTCTCACATTTGTTGCGGAATGGGGAGATCGTTCGCAACTCACTACAATCATCCTTGCAGCTCGAGAG GATGTTTACGGTGTCACATTAGGTGGAATTTTAGGACATGCATTTTGCACAGGATTGGCTGTCCTTGGTGGGCGTATGATAGCACAAAAAATATCAGTTCGAACAG ttaCAATTATCGGAGGTGTAGTATTTCTGCTGTTCGCGATAACCGCATTATTTGTTAATCCAACGGAAGATGTGTAG